GAATTGAAAACAGTAAAACGCGGATTAAATGTCTGGACTGTTTTCACTGAAGGCAGTGCGGGAAATATAAATTTAAAATGTCTCACCAGTACAAACGGCGGCACAATTTACGGCTCGGCATTTTCTGTAGCTTCAAGTCCGACCAGAGATGAGTATTGGTTTGATCTTGCTGCATCTACCGGAATAACTTTCCCGGGTGTTGACTTGATTTATTATTCAGATAGTCTGCAGGCAGGAGTTCCTACAAATACATCAGATAAAATGTTTTATTCTTATTCAGGCAGTGATAATCCTTCATCTTTTTCAGCAGCACTGCAGTTTAATGATGTCCCACCAATTTCTTCTGCAAGTAACAGCAAACCATCGTTGGTTGAGCTTCCTGCAGGTGATTTTGGCGCTTTATTTTTAGGATATACTCCTGGTGGGAATAAAGTTTACTGGGATAGATTTTCTGCAATTACAAATGTTACAAATAACGGAAATTCAATTGCAGATAAATTTGAACTGAAGCAAAATTATCCTAATCCGTTTAACCCAACAACAAAGATTTCATTTAGTATTCCTAAGAGTTCATTTGTAAGCTTAAAAGTATATGATATAATGGGAAAAGAAGTTGCAAAACTTGTATCAGGAAATGTTGAAAGCGGAAATTATTCAGTTCAGTTTGACGGTAAGAACTTATCAAGCGGAGTTTATTTTTATAAACTTGAAACAGAGAATTTCAGTGAAGTAAAAAAGATGAGTCTTATAAAGTAATTATAAATTTTTCACAGTAAATTTGTAATAGGTGCAACCCGTTTTCTTTTTGAAGAGAACGGGTTTTTTATTTATAGGTCATTCTTATTGCTTAGTTCGGTAACATTGAATAACGTATTCTATAGATTAACCAAATTATAAAGCCTGCCCAAATGGATTCTAAAATGAAATGCCCTAAATGCGAAAGAGACGAGATCTTCAAGCATGATGTCAACGAGTCGGATTCAATATTTTATTGCCAATACCAGAAATGCAAATACATCTGGAAAAATTTTAAGTCAACCTTGCAGCAAGGTGAGTACAGAGTAAATTCTTCGCTTTAATAGAATTCTCGTTCCTGAGCCCCAGCTTGGGAATGTTCTTAGTTCAAAAACAAAACCCGTTTTCTTTTTAAAGAGAACGGGTTTTTTGTTTTGCAAACTTATAAATAAAAAATCAAAAACTATTTTTTGCCTGCTTAATATGAGCCAGATGATGTTTGCCATGCCATGAGTACATATGCAAAGCTTCTTTAAGCGAGAAAACCTTTTTATATTCTGAATGAATGTAACTTCTCTCAAAATCTTTTTTATCCAATGCCTTTAATAATAATGACCACCTTTTATGAACTGCCTCTACTAATGTGAGAGATATCTCCGGCGGAAGTTTTGCATCCGGAAGCTCTGCCCATCTGTCTTCATAATATGGCTTAATTGTTGGTTTATCCTCTGTTAAAGTCAGTTTAAATCTTATAAAAGCATTCATATGGCTATCAGGAATATGATGCACTACCTGCCTTATAGTCCAGCCGTCAGGACGGTACGGAGTTTCAAGCTGAGCATCAGTCAATCCTTCGACTTCCTTTCTTAAAAGAGAAGGAAGGCTTTCAATATCTTCAATGTAAGTGCTTATTTGTTCGAGGGAATAACTTGTGAGGGGTGAAAATTCCCCAATTGGGAATTTTAGCTTTTGTATATCCAATTTTGTTTGATTTTAGTTCAGAATCGCAAAAGTTTCGCGAAAATTTTTTATGCGAATATAAATTTTTATTTAATCATTTATTTATTTCTATATTATGTAAAGTTGATTTTATCTCTATATAAAATCAATAATATATTTGAACGAAATCTCAATCTTTTTCAACAAAATTTTAACTCATCCATTCTATCATGGTTTCATATAAAAGATACACATTAAGACTCAAAATTATTACGCTTATTAGCCATGCTATTATTTTCACGTAAGGCTTGTTTACAAACGGTCCCATTTTCTTTTTATCACCTGTGAACATTACCAGCGGCACGACTGCAAAACTCAGCTGCATAGATAAAATCACCTGACTTAATATCAGCAGACTTGTAGTCCCCTTCTCTCCATATAATATCGTAACAATAAGC
The genomic region above belongs to Bacteroidota bacterium and contains:
- a CDS encoding putative metal-dependent hydrolase; the encoded protein is MDIQKLKFPIGEFSPLTSYSLEQISTYIEDIESLPSLLRKEVEGLTDAQLETPYRPDGWTIRQVVHHIPDSHMNAFIRFKLTLTEDKPTIKPYYEDRWAELPDAKLPPEISLTLVEAVHKRWSLLLKALDKKDFERSYIHSEYKKVFSLKEALHMYSWHGKHHLAHIKQAKNSF